The following proteins are co-located in the Shouchella hunanensis genome:
- a CDS encoding serine hydrolase domain-containing protein → MSLLSRNNFLIVRNSVKKSFKKLDCTGAALMILHNNELVVEEYWGTHSKQENARLIQADSKFHLASCRKSYIGFAVAYAAHHGYIQSIDEEITCYLPTSQQKAVFEGTTIRHLLTHSHGLIQRNNQIDREFPAGTGWAYRGINIELLSKIVNYTTGKTIAAIVNDEVFRPLNLTETNWYNQFDNTFVEVIRKPKDKNWSANEHIDGSKMNMYASVRELATWGQLHLNKGVVKGKQLVNPNILELATSLQSPRFKNQDFPQNGFLWFVKDSSAKHSEIGPLVPKGAFQILGYTGVTLLVIPEKKIVAVRAFNSFGSPEGYHYLEDVRDFGNAIMQSFN, encoded by the coding sequence ATGTCTTTACTATCGCGGAACAACTTCTTGATCGTTCGAAATTCAGTAAAAAAATCATTTAAAAAGCTTGATTGCACTGGGGCTGCCCTTATGATTCTACACAATAATGAGCTAGTTGTAGAAGAATACTGGGGAACACACTCTAAACAAGAGAACGCTCGATTAATTCAAGCAGATTCAAAGTTCCACCTTGCATCATGTAGAAAAAGTTACATAGGCTTTGCAGTTGCTTATGCTGCTCATCATGGTTATATTCAATCTATTGATGAAGAAATCACTTGTTATCTTCCTACTTCACAACAAAAAGCTGTGTTTGAAGGAACGACGATTCGTCACCTATTAACGCATTCACATGGTTTAATACAACGAAATAACCAGATAGATCGTGAATTTCCAGCTGGCACTGGGTGGGCATATCGAGGAATCAATATTGAATTATTATCTAAAATCGTTAACTATACTACAGGGAAAACAATTGCAGCTATTGTAAATGATGAAGTTTTTCGACCATTAAACCTAACAGAAACAAATTGGTATAATCAATTTGACAACACTTTCGTAGAAGTCATACGTAAACCTAAAGATAAAAACTGGTCCGCAAATGAGCATATAGATGGCAGTAAAATGAATATGTATGCTTCTGTTCGTGAACTAGCAACATGGGGACAATTGCATTTGAATAAAGGAGTTGTAAAAGGGAAACAACTTGTAAACCCTAACATACTTGAATTAGCTACATCGTTGCAAAGTCCAAGGTTTAAAAATCAAGATTTCCCTCAAAATGGCTTTTTGTGGTTTGTCAAAGACTCTTCAGCAAAACATTCAGAAATAGGTCCATTAGTACCTAAAGGGGCGTTTCAGATTCTAGGGTATACGGGTGTTACCTTACTAGTTATACCGGAAAAGAAGATTGTGGCTGTACGAGCATTTAATAGTTTTGGGTCCCCTGAAGGATATCATTACTTGGAGGATGTTAGAGATTTCGGAAATGCTATTATGCAATCCTTCAATTGA
- a CDS encoding YciI family protein: MIYYAVFLPLLDLEKSQKYRPQHLDYLEQKRDEGKIFVNGPFVDGTGGLVIYQVSSLEEVKEIVQNDPYVLKGARGFEIHEWAMVGL, encoded by the coding sequence ATGATTTACTATGCGGTGTTTTTACCTTTACTTGATTTGGAAAAAAGTCAAAAATATCGACCGCAGCATCTTGATTATCTAGAGCAAAAAAGAGATGAAGGCAAGATTTTTGTAAACGGTCCTTTTGTTGATGGAACCGGTGGATTGGTTATCTATCAAGTAAGTTCTTTAGAAGAAGTGAAAGAGATTGTTCAGAACGATCCCTATGTATTGAAAGGAGCAAGAGGTTTCGAAATCCATGAATGGGCTATGGTCGGTTTGTAA
- a CDS encoding RraA family protein encodes MSVGKRIYTNRENLNPALVDRFREYPSANVSDCMERLYSMNAYIKPFGKQKRLLGQALTVKASIADNMLFHQALLMAQPGDVIVVEAGRDMNHSICGDIMYSIAKSKNIAGFVVDGCIRDVDYLQQEDFPVFAAGVTGRGPYKNGPGEVNVDISCGGQVVHPGDIILGDEDGIVVIPPLEAEGILAKVETLIKNENESMEIIQSGNWKDSTLAKNIEKTLEENGYTFIH; translated from the coding sequence ATGAGCGTAGGGAAGCGAATTTACACAAATAGAGAGAATTTGAATCCGGCTTTAGTGGATCGCTTTAGGGAATATCCTTCAGCAAATGTATCTGATTGTATGGAACGGTTGTATAGCATGAATGCCTATATCAAGCCATTCGGCAAACAAAAAAGGCTATTAGGTCAGGCTTTAACTGTCAAAGCATCCATTGCTGATAATATGTTATTTCACCAAGCACTCCTTATGGCGCAGCCTGGTGATGTCATTGTAGTTGAGGCTGGAAGAGATATGAATCATAGTATATGTGGAGATATTATGTATTCGATTGCAAAAAGTAAGAACATTGCCGGATTCGTTGTTGATGGGTGTATTCGTGATGTTGATTACCTTCAACAGGAAGATTTCCCTGTGTTTGCTGCCGGTGTAACAGGAAGAGGACCTTATAAAAATGGACCCGGTGAAGTAAATGTAGATATTTCTTGTGGGGGGCAGGTTGTACATCCAGGAGACATCATACTAGGGGATGAAGATGGCATTGTAGTTATTCCACCTTTAGAGGCTGAAGGTATCTTGGCAAAAGTTGAAACGTTAATTAAAAATGAGAATGAATCAATGGAAATCATACAAAGTGGCAATTGGAAAGATAGTACGCTTGCAAAAAATATTGAAAAAACCCTTGAAGAGAATGGATATACATTTATTCATTAA